A single window of Liolophura sinensis isolate JHLJ2023 chromosome 6, CUHK_Ljap_v2, whole genome shotgun sequence DNA harbors:
- the LOC135466245 gene encoding mucin-2-like, with the protein MQKSEKQHPPLGQTRKPPTLQESLDFERIVAPLASFDTIDLGDDDLTPTDEVQPISSHTCATSFTNKNLTVSSTGQATRPSDLKSLHTKQAVAQDCALHDQDLTPTTEQGTPSKLVDKFHSPTSQNRSKCHSGEGLDTSNTARAISPPSVNYTESSVENVSNAVGGHKASMSNTAPQVAEAKAKQNKKPKKQRKRTNSSSSSEWSDDESSKGSAGVSWSRRVHIYGKINKSPTPSSPGLALPPLPKETSPKDSSIETVEILDLSKASASKKKAYLKKLQRLQVKTNPIERPRSTTPINIFTLDEYVHYSSPEASPGADKIKIKLPDEEFSPRNAEKDNLCFNFNEEDLFSHTRSGILVTNDAQVPTNPQSPRRVLIPPSLTPTSSPSRSAASSPRSPRYIYCPSTNTHFQYPGETAEHQPAVSGLVCNNNWVRFEDSSSSGKPVRSLSQAKPQSKPVTLPTSVKPNSPQNISGDTEEILEVRVVEDGNAKRDCSIKILPAETSHSAPVLESKVPNVATAIASALNNTDDDDVEDDKIEPPNKAAEQSSPVKETNCQKVRD; encoded by the coding sequence ATGCAAAAATCTGAGAAACAACATCCCCCTCTAGGTCAGACGAGAAAACCTCCAACACTTCAAGAATCACTAGACTTTGAGCGCATAGTTGCACCTTTAGCATCATTTGACACCATAGACCTTGGAGATGATGACCTGACCCCCACTGATGAGGTGCAGCCCATTTCTAGTCACACATGTGCAACGTCGTTTACCAACAAAAATCTCACAGTGAGCTCCACTGGACAAGCCACCAGACCCTCAGATCTGAAAAGTTTACACACCAAACAGGCTGTAGCCCAGGACTGTGCACTACACGACCAGGATCTCACCCCTACCACAGAACAAGGCACCCCATCAAAACTGGTGGATAAGTTCCACTCACCAACTAGCCAGAACAGGTCTAAGTGTCACAGTGGTGAAGGTCTGGACACCAGCAATACAGCTAGGGCTATATCACCGCCTTCTGTTAATTATACAGAAAGCAGTGTGGAAAATGTTAGTAATGCTGTAGGTGGTCACAAGGCGTCCATGTCTAACACAGCACCCCAGGTTGCCGAGGCCAAGGCAAAGCAAAACAAGAAACCCAAGAAGCAACGGAAGAGAACAAATTCCTCTTCTTCATCAGAATGGAGTGATGACGAAAGTAGCAAAGGTTCAGCAGGTGTGTCTTGGAGCAGAAGAGTTCATATATATGGCAAAATTAATAAGTCACCAACCCCTAGTAGCCCCGGATTGGCCCTCCCTCCTCTACCCAAGGAAACTTCCCCAAAAGATAGCTCTATAGAAACAGTAGAGATTCTCGATTTGAGCAAAGCCAGTGCTTCAAAGAAAAAAGCTTATTTGAAAAAGCTACAGAGACTTCAGGTAAAAACAAACCCCATTGAGAGACCAAGAAGCACCACACCCATCAACATTTTCACGCTTGATGAATATGTCCACTATAGCTCTCCAGAAGCGTCACCCGGTGCTGATAAGATCAAAATTAAACTGCCCGATGAAGAGTTCAGTCCACGCAATGCTGAGAAGGACAATCTGTGCTTTAACTTTAATGAAGAAGATCTGTTCAGTCACACAAGGTCTGGCATTCTAGTGACTAATGACGCTCAGGTTCCTACCAACCCCCAGTCTCCTAGACGGGTGCTTATACCTCCTAGTCTAACGCCCACAAGTTCTCCCAGCCGATCTGCAGCCAGCTCCCCACGGTCCCCACGATACATCTACTGCCCGTCAACAAACACACATTTCCAGTATCCAGGTGAAACAGCCGAACATCAGCCAGCAGTTTCTGGCCTTGTCTGCAATAATAACTGGGTAAGATTCGAGGATTCTTCAAGTTCAGGAAAACCTGTAAGATCTCTGAGTCAGGCAAAGCCACAGTCAAAGCCAGTAACACTCCCAACATCAGTGAAACCAAATTCCCCACAGAATATATCTGGAGACACAGAGGAAATCCTTGAGGTACGTGTTGTGGAAGATGGCAATGCCAAGCGAGACTGTAGTATTAAAATCCTCCCGGCTGAGACTTCCCACTCTGCCCCAGTCCTAGAATCAAAGGTACCCAATGTGGCCACAGCAATTGCCTCAGCTTTAAACAatactgatgatgatgatgttgaagATGACAAAATTGAGCCTCCCAATAAAGCAGCAGAACAGAGTTCCCCAGTAAAAGAAACTAATTGTCAAAAGGTAAGAGACTGA
- the LOC135469174 gene encoding uncharacterized protein LOC135469174, with product MAEIGKSGNISVKNNKADIQSKLRRLSSRAAQASSAARKHSAKSQIEELKLENQALKEKLEQETKAKQQIMDTLQSLATRILEYVDTDELRSHIDSDVNSEADNHNHLSSDVDYSELPASKLLHMFTVLLEDKFGEDSDHMVTRLEELETRVTEQAQDIAEQVLLRMKLQHGLDELEQCKTIHDVQEKIYEMKFSILKCYNVKEDSHLENSDVLDGPEMSKPVQINLDPPSVKLPAETHIRLLHPAVRESIIKDLSHFKVNGADWRMFAHRVGIADVTVNKWQCQRLARPMEEVLNEWSKSKAASVRMLHRHLLSPQLRSRVLAKRVADFYKVD from the exons ATGGCAGAAATTGGCAAATCTGGGAACATCAGTGTCAAGAACAATAAAGCTGATATCCAGTCAAAGTTACGAAGGCTCTCTTCTCGTGCTGCACAAGCCTCCTCTGCTGCTCGTAAACACTCAGCTAAGTCGCAGATAGaggagttaaaactcgaaaaccaagCGTTGAAAGAAAAGTTAGAACAAGAGACAAAGGCTAAGCAGCAAATCATGGACACATTGCAGAGTCTAGCGACAAGAATTCTAGAATATGTAGATACTGACGAACTGAGGTCTCATATAGACTCTGATGTCAATTCAGAAGCAGACAACCATAACCATCTATCATCTGATGTGGATTATTCAGAACTGCCCGCTTCCAAGCTCCTTCATATGTTCACTGTCCTACTGGAAGACAAGTTTGGGGAAGACAGCGACCATATGGTAACTAGACTGGAAGAACTGGAGACAAGAGTAACAGAACAAGCTCAGGATATAGCAGAGCAGGTGTTACTGAGGATGAAATTACAACATGGACTAGATGAGCTGGAACAATGCAAAACCATACATGATGTACAGGAGAAAATTTATGAGATGAAATTTTCCATAT TGAAATGTTACAATGTCAAAGAAGATAGCCATTTGGAGAATAGTGATGTATTAGATGGTCCAGAGATGTCCAAACCAGTCCAAATCAACCTGGATCCT CCATCTGTTAAGTTACCTGCTGAAACACACATTCGTCTTCTGCATCCAGCTGTGAGAGAGAGCATCATCAAGGATCTGAGCCACTTCAAAGTAAATG GTGCAGACTGGCGCATGTTTGCTCACCGTGTGGGTATTGCTGATGTCACCGTTAACAAGTGGCAGTGCCAGCGCTTGGCGAGACCCATGGAAGAAGTATTGAATGAGTGGAGTAAGAGTAAAGCAGCCAGTGTGCGCATGCTACACAGACATCTTCTGTCCCCGCAGTTACGCTCTCGCGTTCTAGCAAAGAGAGTGGCAGACTTTTATAAGGTTGATTAG